Proteins encoded in a region of the Bacillus sp. T3 genome:
- a CDS encoding adenine deaminase C-terminal domain-containing protein, producing the protein MENKNYRWSNKKIRDQVAVLDGEINPHIILKNATYLNSYIQQWLVANIWIYEDRIVYVGDNLPENLNGCEVIDCQGHYVVPGYIEPHAHPFQLYNPLTLAKHAGQYGTTTLICDNLAFFLTLPTKVAFELLDEFKNIPSSMYWWCRFDAQTELPNHEDIFNTEDVVSWLQHQSVLQGGELTAWPKLVNGDNQMLSWVQETKRLNKKIEGHFPGASERTLAKLMLLGADCDHEAMTGQEAIIRLMQGYTVSLRHSSIRPDLDNLLKELIQLGIQQFDRFFFTSDGSHPFFYENGMTDELIKMAISQGIPLIDAYHMASYNIARYYNVEHVHGSIATGRIANINILESKENPTPISVIAKGKWIKKDGKDTNVFPLIDWHKYQISHLNQSLSLKDDDLNFSNSFGINLVNNVITKPYESIIDLTSDELPLDDDECFLMMVARDGSWRINTLVKGFAQDLGGFVSSYSGTGDFFIIGKRKSDMLMAFERMQAIGGGMVLVEQNQILHEILLPLSGIMSDLDMDLLIREEKKMIQLLKERGYQYNDPAFTLLFFSATHLPFIRLTPSGVYDVKNREVLVPPIKRGNNQIL; encoded by the coding sequence GTGGAAAATAAAAATTATCGATGGAGCAACAAAAAAATACGAGATCAAGTAGCGGTACTGGATGGAGAAATAAACCCTCACATTATACTAAAAAATGCAACGTATTTAAATAGCTACATACAGCAATGGCTGGTTGCGAATATTTGGATATATGAGGATCGGATTGTTTATGTGGGGGATAATCTACCAGAAAACCTAAATGGTTGCGAGGTTATCGATTGTCAGGGGCACTATGTAGTACCTGGGTATATTGAGCCGCATGCTCACCCTTTTCAGTTGTACAATCCTCTTACACTAGCAAAACATGCTGGACAGTACGGAACAACTACTTTAATTTGTGATAATTTAGCCTTCTTCTTGACGCTTCCCACCAAAGTAGCCTTTGAATTATTAGATGAATTCAAAAACATCCCATCTAGCATGTACTGGTGGTGTCGTTTTGATGCCCAAACAGAGTTGCCGAATCATGAGGATATTTTCAATACGGAGGATGTAGTATCTTGGCTCCAACATCAATCTGTGCTGCAGGGTGGAGAGCTAACAGCATGGCCGAAATTAGTAAATGGTGACAATCAAATGCTTTCCTGGGTCCAAGAGACAAAAAGATTGAATAAAAAAATAGAAGGTCACTTTCCAGGAGCCTCTGAGCGTACGTTAGCAAAATTAATGCTATTAGGTGCAGACTGCGATCACGAAGCCATGACTGGTCAAGAAGCTATTATTCGTTTAATGCAGGGGTATACAGTGTCACTTCGGCATTCGTCGATTCGACCAGATTTAGATAATCTATTAAAGGAATTAATACAGTTGGGGATTCAACAATTTGATCGATTTTTCTTTACTTCGGACGGTTCACATCCTTTCTTTTATGAAAACGGAATGACAGATGAACTGATCAAAATGGCTATTAGTCAGGGTATCCCTTTAATTGATGCTTATCATATGGCCAGCTACAATATCGCTCGCTATTATAATGTTGAACATGTACATGGGTCTATTGCAACAGGAAGAATAGCGAATATTAATATTTTAGAGAGCAAAGAAAATCCAACACCTATCAGTGTGATAGCAAAAGGGAAATGGATCAAGAAAGATGGCAAAGACACGAATGTGTTCCCTTTAATTGATTGGCATAAGTATCAAATATCGCATCTTAATCAAAGCTTGTCTTTAAAAGATGATGATTTGAACTTCTCAAACTCATTTGGTATTAATTTGGTAAATAATGTTATTACAAAACCATATGAAAGTATTATCGATTTAACTAGTGATGAATTACCTCTTGACGATGATGAATGCTTCCTTATGATGGTTGCACGTGACGGGTCATGGAGAATTAATACATTAGTGAAAGGATTTGCTCAAGATTTAGGTGGATTTGTGAGTTCGTATTCTGGTACTGGTGATTTCTTCATTATCGGTAAAAGAAAATCAGATATGCTCATGGCTTTTGAACGTATGCAGGCAATAGGCGGTGGAATGGTTTTGGTTGAACAAAATCAAATTCTGCACGAAATTCTTTTACCATTATCGGGTATCATGTCTGATTTAGATATGGACTTACTAATTAGAGAAGAGAAGAAGATGATCCAATTACTAAAAGAAAGAGGCTATCAATATAACGACCCTGCCTTTACCTTATTATTTTTCTCCGCCACACATTTACCATTTATTCGTTTGACTCCAAGTGGGGTATATGATGTGAAAAATAGGGAGGTTTTGGTTCCGCCAATAAAAAGGGGAAATAATCAAATTCTATAA
- a CDS encoding MarR family winged helix-turn-helix transcriptional regulator, with translation MVQKVFFEKFIAFSASVHRLTYELTKNCKSDEITPIQYSMLEHLAVSEPMTLSEISECHHMSLPNTSREIKKLTLKNLIRKLDDKEDRRKQYITLSEDGVLMMKETFQCAEAHLLQRIKGLSAEELKDIQQAIDLLQKKIFY, from the coding sequence ATGGTCCAAAAAGTCTTCTTTGAAAAATTCATTGCTTTTTCAGCGTCCGTTCATCGTCTGACATACGAGTTAACAAAAAACTGTAAATCTGATGAGATTACCCCAATTCAATATAGTATGCTTGAACATTTAGCAGTAAGTGAACCGATGACCTTAAGTGAGATTAGTGAATGTCACCATATGTCCTTACCAAATACAAGTCGTGAAATTAAGAAGTTAACCTTGAAAAACTTAATCAGAAAATTAGATGATAAGGAAGATAGACGAAAGCAATATATTACGCTATCAGAAGACGGAGTACTCATGATGAAGGAAACTTTTCAATGCGCAGAGGCTCATTTACTTCAGCGTATTAAGGGGTTATCGGCAGAAGAGTTGAAGGATATTCAGCAGGCAATCGACTTGCTTCAAAAAAAGATATTTTATTAA
- a CDS encoding NAD(P)H-dependent oxidoreductase has product MNVLIIYAHPNHESLCYGFLQKIISGSKENQTIREIQVLDLYEENFNPLLTFNKEKRRRDMHRDPNLEKYRNQILWADKLVFVYPIWWGRPPAMLLGYIDQMFASNFAYKDKGKYLSEGLLKGKSAVCVSTMKGPTLYPLFLLNNAHKTLMKKALFQFVGIKKVKFFEFGNMEQPNGKQKAKLNKVFQYFRTISSL; this is encoded by the coding sequence ATGAACGTATTGATTATTTACGCTCATCCGAATCATGAAAGCCTTTGTTATGGATTTCTTCAAAAGATAATTAGCGGAAGTAAAGAGAATCAAACCATTCGTGAGATACAGGTGTTAGACTTATATGAAGAAAATTTTAACCCCCTGCTCACTTTTAATAAGGAAAAACGCCGGCGCGATATGCATCGGGACCCTAATCTAGAGAAGTATCGAAACCAAATTTTGTGGGCCGATAAACTAGTATTTGTTTATCCAATTTGGTGGGGTAGACCGCCTGCCATGCTACTTGGTTACATTGATCAAATGTTTGCTTCCAATTTTGCTTATAAAGATAAAGGGAAATATCTTTCAGAGGGATTGTTAAAAGGAAAATCGGCTGTCTGCGTTTCAACCATGAAAGGCCCAACACTTTACCCATTGTTTCTATTAAATAATGCGCATAAAACTTTAATGAAAAAAGCCCTTTTTCAATTTGTTGGGATAAAAAAAGTGAAATTTTTCGAGTTCGGTAACATGGAACAGCCAAATGGAAAACAGAAGGCCAAATTAAACAAGGTGTTTCAATATTTTCGAACGATTAGTTCGTTATAA